The following proteins are encoded in a genomic region of Candidatus Dormiibacterota bacterium:
- the ccsA gene encoding cytochrome c biogenesis protein CcsA produces the protein MDWSLTLLRIALAFYCLGFINSFLPILGRVRTQRFTPWLAGAGWVAHTLALVALGAALKRCPLGTVPEVLSALAWSTVLVYLVVFWRHRIEVLHVVILPLVLVLLFVSDLLPQDVIPLTATLRPSLRRLHVTVIIFAMAALSITFAASVAYVLLDRALKSKRPGRFFVKLPSLESCDKVGQVSLLWAFPLMTLGIVTGAMYSASIKRTYWAWQPQETLAVIAWVILAVVVVARLGWGWRGRNAALLTMVAFSVVLVRILGFY, from the coding sequence ATGGACTGGAGTCTAACCCTCCTTCGAATCGCCCTGGCGTTCTACTGCCTCGGATTCATCAATTCATTCCTGCCGATCCTGGGGCGTGTCAGGACCCAGCGCTTCACGCCCTGGCTCGCCGGCGCCGGCTGGGTCGCGCACACGCTGGCCCTCGTGGCGCTGGGGGCCGCGCTCAAGCGCTGTCCGCTCGGCACGGTTCCGGAGGTGCTGTCGGCGCTTGCGTGGAGCACCGTCCTGGTCTATCTCGTCGTCTTCTGGCGTCACCGGATCGAGGTCCTGCACGTGGTCATCCTGCCCCTGGTCCTGGTGCTGCTGTTCGTCTCGGACCTCCTGCCGCAGGACGTGATCCCCTTGACCGCGACGCTCAGACCGTCGCTCCGGCGCCTCCACGTCACCGTGATCATCTTCGCGATGGCCGCGCTGTCGATCACGTTCGCCGCGAGCGTGGCGTACGTCCTCCTCGACCGGGCACTCAAGAGCAAACGCCCCGGGCGTTTTTTCGTCAAGCTGCCCTCGCTCGAGAGCTGCGACAAGGTGGGCCAGGTCTCTCTCCTCTGGGCCTTTCCTCTGATGACGCTGGGTATCGTGACAGGCGCCATGTACAGCGCCAGCATCAAGCGCACCTACTGGGCCTGGCAGCCGCAGGAGACGCTCGCGGTCATCGCGTGGGTCATCCTGGCCGTCGTCGTGGTGGCGCGGCTGGGATGGGGCTGGAGAGGGCGCAACGCCGCCCTTCTCACCATGGTTGCGTTCAGCGTCGTGCTGGTGCGCATCCTGGGATTTTACTGA
- a CDS encoding 1-deoxy-D-xylulose-5-phosphate reductoisomerase, producing MAGNARRAVAVLGSTGSVGVQTLDLISSLPERFEVVALAAGRNAGLLARQIETHRPRLAAIADAGSAGLLEDAARQARCEILTGQEGLLAAAVFPAADIVVAAVVGAAGLPATHAALKAGKTVALANKESLVMAGELLQAVARETGAVLLPVDSEHSAVHQCLRGARPEDVARVVLTASGGPFRTTPLEDLPRVTPEQALRHPVWAMGKKISIDSATLMNKGLEVIEARWLFDLAAERVGVVLHPQGLVHSLVEMVDGSVLCQVGLPDMRGPIQYALGYPERFQGPVKAPDLAERPPLEFFPVDGRRFPSLDLAYGALRAGGTAPSVLNAANEIAVQNFLSGRLSFPGISRLVGEVLERHRPSPVTSLSTVLQADAWARGVAEEILLRGGAR from the coding sequence ATGGCCGGGAACGCGCGCCGCGCGGTGGCCGTGCTGGGGTCGACCGGCTCGGTCGGGGTGCAGACGCTCGACCTGATCTCCTCCCTCCCGGAGCGCTTCGAGGTCGTCGCGCTCGCGGCCGGCCGTAACGCCGGGCTGCTCGCCCGGCAGATCGAGACGCACCGTCCGCGCCTGGCGGCGATCGCCGACGCCGGGAGCGCCGGGTTGCTCGAGGACGCGGCACGGCAGGCGCGCTGCGAGATCCTGACGGGGCAGGAGGGCCTGCTTGCGGCCGCGGTCTTCCCGGCGGCCGACATCGTCGTGGCTGCCGTGGTGGGGGCCGCCGGCCTGCCGGCGACGCACGCGGCGCTCAAGGCCGGCAAGACGGTGGCGCTGGCCAACAAGGAGAGCCTGGTGATGGCCGGGGAGCTCCTGCAGGCGGTCGCCCGCGAGACGGGCGCCGTGCTCCTCCCCGTGGACAGCGAGCACTCGGCGGTGCACCAGTGCCTGCGCGGCGCGCGCCCGGAGGACGTGGCACGGGTGGTCCTGACGGCCTCCGGAGGTCCGTTTCGCACCACCCCCCTGGAGGACCTGCCGCGCGTGACCCCCGAGCAGGCGCTGCGTCATCCGGTGTGGGCCATGGGGAAGAAGATCAGCATCGACAGCGCCACGCTCATGAACAAGGGGCTCGAGGTGATCGAGGCGCGCTGGCTGTTCGACCTCGCGGCCGAGAGGGTCGGGGTCGTGCTCCACCCGCAGGGCCTGGTGCACTCGCTGGTCGAGATGGTGGACGGCTCCGTCCTCTGCCAGGTCGGTCTGCCCGACATGCGGGGGCCGATCCAGTACGCGCTCGGCTACCCGGAGCGCTTCCAGGGACCGGTGAAGGCGCCCGACCTGGCGGAGCGTCCTCCGCTGGAATTCTTTCCGGTCGACGGGCGGCGATTCCCGAGTCTCGATCTCGCCTACGGCGCCTTGCGCGCCGGCGGGACGGCTCCGTCCGTCCTGAACGCCGCCAACGAAATCGCGGTCCAGAATTTCCTGTCCGGCCGGCTGTCGTTCCCGGGCATTTCGCGGCTGGTCGGAGAGGTCCTCGAGCGTCATCGCCCGTCGCCCGTCACTTCGCTCTCGACCGTTCTTCAAGCCGACGCCTGGGCGCGAGGCGTCGCCGAGGAAATCCTTTTGCGGGGAGGTGCGCGTTGA
- a CDS encoding HAD family hydrolase: MGNLQLIRGIIFDFDGTLIDSYEAIAESLNHVRSSFSLPNYTVEEVRPMVGHGLEHLIAEAIGPGRVVEGVKLFRQSYASLCERKTTILPQVKQTLDALDGRGYQMAIASNKPSYFARDIMRALEFDHLFAEVLGPNDVERPKPDPEMLEIIIMRIGLSPEEVVYVGDMPLDVEVGRRAGVAVFAVPTGSATRDALLEARPDRLLHRFSDLLTFLPSLSGAR, encoded by the coding sequence TTGGGGAACCTGCAGTTGATTCGCGGCATAATCTTCGACTTCGACGGCACGCTCATCGATTCGTACGAGGCGATTGCCGAGAGCCTGAATCACGTCCGGTCGTCGTTCTCACTCCCTAACTACACGGTCGAGGAAGTCCGACCCATGGTCGGTCACGGTCTCGAGCACCTGATCGCGGAGGCCATAGGTCCCGGGCGCGTCGTGGAGGGGGTGAAGCTGTTCCGGCAGTCCTACGCCAGCCTGTGCGAGCGCAAGACCACCATCCTGCCCCAGGTCAAGCAGACCCTCGACGCGCTGGACGGCCGCGGTTATCAGATGGCCATCGCCAGCAACAAGCCGTCCTACTTCGCGCGCGACATCATGAGGGCCCTCGAGTTCGATCATCTGTTCGCCGAGGTCCTGGGACCGAACGACGTGGAGCGGCCGAAGCCCGACCCCGAGATGCTCGAGATCATCATCATGCGCATCGGTCTCTCCCCCGAGGAGGTCGTGTACGTCGGGGACATGCCGCTGGACGTGGAGGTCGGCCGGCGGGCCGGCGTGGCGGTCTTCGCGGTTCCCACCGGATCGGCGACGCGCGACGCGCTTCTCGAGGCGCGTCCCGACCGCCTGCTGCATCGCTTCTCGGACCTCCTGACCTTCCTCCCGTCGCTCTCCGGCGCGCGCTAG
- the rseP gene encoding RIP metalloprotease RseP yields MSFIFEHISWIWQFALPFVVVLGVVVLFHEFGHYVVAKWLGVTVEVFSIGFGPRIFGWTRGGTDYRVSWVPLGGYVKLKGETPDESGGPHDPGDLMSRSRFQRFLVFVMGAVFNLITAYVLTVAILLMGIQEPIYPYQPPLVGEVDPDSPAVQAGIQPGDRILSFGGQSVATWKDLEWAILLSPGQTKEVVLERAGQRLTVQLTIKADTRNSIGIPPIAPATDVLVSEPQPGRPAEKADLRNGDRIVSIDGEPMTTISKVIKTIQGSPGKPLHFVIERGGQRIEKVITPVRDNGKGVIGFLPSVPTITRTYGLFDALGGALRRNLDGASLMFLTLKKLFLGELSLRSFSGPIGLYLASGVSAQEGLTHFLEFIAFVSLQLGIINLFPIPPLDGGHVFTLLIEGTIRRDLSVQLKERVMQAGLVLLLLFMATVIYLDISKLFPR; encoded by the coding sequence TTGAGCTTCATCTTTGAGCACATCAGCTGGATCTGGCAGTTCGCGCTGCCGTTCGTGGTCGTCCTGGGGGTCGTGGTCCTGTTCCACGAGTTCGGGCACTACGTCGTCGCCAAGTGGCTCGGCGTCACGGTGGAGGTCTTTTCGATCGGGTTCGGTCCGCGCATCTTCGGCTGGACCCGCGGCGGGACCGACTACCGCGTGTCCTGGGTGCCGCTGGGCGGCTATGTGAAGCTGAAGGGGGAGACCCCCGACGAGAGCGGCGGGCCGCACGATCCCGGCGACCTCATGTCCCGCTCGCGCTTTCAGCGGTTTCTCGTGTTCGTCATGGGCGCGGTGTTCAACCTGATCACGGCTTACGTCCTGACGGTGGCGATTCTCCTGATGGGCATCCAGGAGCCGATCTATCCGTACCAGCCCCCGCTGGTCGGCGAGGTCGATCCGGACTCCCCGGCGGTCCAGGCCGGCATTCAGCCGGGCGACCGGATCCTCAGTTTCGGGGGGCAGTCCGTGGCGACCTGGAAGGATCTCGAGTGGGCCATCCTCCTGAGCCCCGGACAGACCAAGGAGGTCGTGCTCGAACGCGCGGGCCAGAGGCTGACGGTGCAGCTGACGATCAAGGCCGACACGCGCAACAGCATCGGCATCCCTCCGATAGCCCCCGCCACGGATGTCCTGGTCAGCGAGCCCCAGCCCGGACGACCGGCCGAGAAGGCCGATCTGCGCAACGGCGACCGGATCGTTTCGATCGACGGTGAGCCGATGACGACCATTTCGAAGGTGATCAAGACCATCCAGGGCTCCCCCGGCAAGCCGCTCCATTTCGTCATCGAGCGCGGCGGCCAGAGGATCGAGAAGGTCATCACCCCGGTGCGCGACAACGGCAAGGGGGTCATCGGGTTCCTCCCGTCGGTCCCCACGATTACCCGGACGTATGGCCTGTTCGACGCCCTGGGCGGCGCGCTGCGCCGGAACCTCGACGGCGCCTCGCTGATGTTCCTGACGCTCAAGAAGCTGTTCCTGGGAGAGCTGTCGCTGCGCTCCTTCTCGGGGCCGATCGGCCTCTATCTCGCGTCCGGCGTGTCCGCCCAGGAGGGTCTGACCCATTTCCTCGAATTCATCGCGTTCGTGAGCCTGCAGCTCGGGATCATCAATCTGTTCCCGATCCCTCCCCTGGACGGCGGACACGTGTTCACGCTTCTGATCGAGGGGACGATCAGGCGCGACCTCTCGGTCCAGCTCAAGGAGCGCGTCATGCAGGCCGGGCTCGTTCTCCTCCTCCTGTTCATGGCCACCGTCATCTACCTCGACATCAGCAAGCTGTTCCCGCGCTGA
- the hemA gene encoding glutamyl-tRNA reductase yields the protein MPIVYGMNHASAPLPVREKVAFPEQELKNAVARLRQADGVEEAFILSTCNRTEIIVHMRHGTGAGALSGFLARERPVSGEELERHCYLYREREAVRHVFRTAASLDSMVVGEAQILGQVKEAYALAGQVGSLGPVLDALLRRAFTVAKRVRTETGIARHPVSIAYAAVGLARDIFGDLEERTAMIVGAGKMARLAAQHLAGSGVRSILVANRSYQRADELARQLGGRAVPFDRLFQEMEHADIVIASTAAPHLLILREHAQQLSRARRGRPIFFIDIAVPRDVDPKVNEVDNVYLYDIDDLQGVVQAGLDERRKEMTVAEAIVERETEAFLAWMKSLEVTPTIVDLRRHLHGIADQEVERFRGKVSGLTPGQEEAVRQMAASLVNKLLHAPTLALKRLATQNGAGKGVMLIREIFGIDRPEEAPTEDTPREEESPEGTTGAPTRRETR from the coding sequence ATGCCCATCGTCTACGGAATGAACCACGCGAGCGCCCCTCTACCGGTGCGCGAGAAAGTGGCGTTCCCGGAGCAGGAGCTGAAGAACGCCGTGGCCCGCCTCAGGCAGGCGGACGGTGTGGAAGAGGCGTTCATCCTCTCCACCTGCAACCGCACCGAGATCATCGTCCACATGCGGCACGGCACCGGCGCGGGCGCTCTCTCGGGATTCCTGGCGCGCGAGCGCCCGGTGAGCGGGGAGGAGCTCGAAAGACACTGCTATCTCTACAGAGAGCGGGAGGCGGTGCGGCACGTGTTCCGGACGGCGGCCTCGCTCGACTCGATGGTGGTCGGGGAGGCGCAGATCCTCGGGCAGGTGAAGGAGGCGTACGCTCTCGCCGGCCAGGTCGGCTCGCTCGGACCGGTCCTCGACGCCCTGCTGCGGCGCGCGTTCACGGTGGCCAAGAGGGTGCGCACTGAGACCGGCATCGCCCGGCACCCGGTGTCGATCGCCTACGCCGCCGTCGGCCTGGCGCGCGATATCTTCGGGGACCTCGAAGAGCGCACCGCGATGATCGTGGGGGCGGGCAAGATGGCCCGCCTGGCCGCCCAGCACCTCGCCGGCAGCGGCGTGCGATCGATCCTGGTGGCGAACCGCTCCTACCAGCGCGCCGACGAGCTGGCACGGCAGCTGGGGGGCCGGGCCGTGCCGTTCGACCGCCTGTTCCAGGAAATGGAGCACGCCGACATCGTGATCGCCTCCACGGCGGCTCCGCATCTGCTGATCCTCCGGGAGCACGCCCAGCAGCTGAGCCGCGCCCGGCGCGGGCGTCCGATCTTCTTCATCGACATCGCCGTCCCGCGCGACGTGGATCCGAAGGTCAACGAGGTGGACAATGTCTACCTGTATGACATCGATGATCTGCAGGGGGTCGTGCAGGCAGGTCTGGACGAGCGTCGGAAGGAGATGACGGTCGCCGAGGCGATCGTCGAGCGTGAGACCGAGGCGTTCCTGGCGTGGATGAAGTCCCTGGAGGTGACCCCCACGATCGTCGACCTGCGCCGGCACCTGCACGGGATCGCCGACCAGGAGGTGGAGCGCTTCCGGGGCAAGGTGTCCGGACTGACCCCCGGGCAGGAGGAGGCGGTCCGGCAGATGGCGGCCTCCCTCGTCAACAAGCTCCTGCACGCCCCGACCCTGGCGCTGAAGCGCCTCGCCACGCAGAACGGAGCGGGGAAGGGCGTGATGCTGATCCGCGAGATCTTCGGGATCGACCGTCCTGAGGAGGCGCCGACGGAAGACACGCCCCGGGAAGAGGAATCCCCCGAGGGGACCACCGGGGCTCCCACCCGCCGGGAGACCCGGTGA
- a CDS encoding isoprenyl transferase: MAGLITKGSPEEQLLAQIDFARLPRHIAIIMDGNGRWARMRSLPRVAGHRAGIAAVRDVVETSARLGCQVLTLYAFSVENWKRPRREIDTLMGLLREYLKKEIDTLQSNNIAFNVIGRMDELGPAIQKELQEGMLATRENTGLLFNIALSYGGRAEIVDAVNRILADRRVAGAPAAAVDEAAFSRYLYTAGQPDPDLLIRTSGELRISNFLLWQIAYAEIWVTETLWPDFRKRELLQAIVDYQKRERRYGRVVGAEPEAISLSPGKAGV, encoded by the coding sequence TTGGCAGGACTCATCACGAAAGGATCGCCCGAGGAGCAGCTCCTCGCGCAGATCGATTTCGCGCGTCTGCCGCGTCACATCGCCATCATCATGGACGGGAACGGGCGATGGGCCCGGATGCGGAGCCTGCCGCGCGTCGCCGGCCACCGGGCCGGCATCGCGGCCGTGCGCGACGTGGTCGAGACCTCGGCGCGCCTGGGCTGCCAGGTGCTGACGCTCTACGCGTTCTCCGTCGAGAACTGGAAGCGGCCGCGGCGCGAGATCGACACGTTGATGGGTCTCCTGCGCGAATATCTGAAGAAGGAAATCGACACGTTGCAGAGCAACAACATCGCCTTCAACGTCATCGGGCGGATGGACGAGCTCGGCCCGGCGATCCAGAAGGAGCTCCAGGAAGGGATGCTGGCGACGCGGGAGAACACGGGGCTGCTGTTCAACATCGCCCTGTCCTACGGCGGCAGGGCCGAAATCGTGGATGCGGTCAACCGGATCCTGGCCGACCGCCGCGTGGCCGGCGCCCCGGCAGCGGCGGTCGACGAGGCCGCGTTCTCGCGCTACCTTTATACCGCCGGCCAGCCCGACCCGGACCTCCTCATCCGCACTTCGGGAGAGCTGCGCATCAGCAACTTCCTGCTGTGGCAGATCGCCTACGCCGAGATCTGGGTGACCGAGACCCTGTGGCCCGACTTCCGCAAGCGAGAGCTTCTGCAGGCCATCGTGGACTATCAGAAGCGCGAGCGGCGCTACGGCCGGGTCGTGGGCGCCGAGCCCGAGGCGATCAGCCTGTCGCCCGGCAAGGCCGGCGTCTGA
- a CDS encoding helix-hairpin-helix domain-containing protein, which produces MRRQSLLFVGAVLVFALAVLAFAPGTARGAAPPAAAPGEKVNINTAGVDELVALPGIGRAYAERIVEYRQKNGPFKKVEDILNVRGIGEKTFERIRDRLTIGKS; this is translated from the coding sequence ATGAGACGGCAGAGTCTCCTGTTCGTGGGAGCGGTCCTGGTGTTCGCGCTTGCGGTCCTGGCCTTCGCGCCCGGCACCGCCCGGGGAGCGGCCCCGCCGGCCGCGGCCCCCGGAGAGAAGGTGAACATCAACACGGCCGGCGTGGACGAGCTGGTGGCGCTCCCGGGGATCGGGCGGGCCTACGCGGAGAGGATCGTCGAATACCGCCAGAAGAACGGCCCGTTCAAGAAGGTCGAGGACATCCTGAACGTCCGCGGGATCGGCGAGAAGACCTTCGAGCGGATCCGGGACAGGCTGACCATCGGCAAGAGCTGA
- a CDS encoding alanine--glyoxylate aminotransferase family protein: MPAAKRDHTILFTPGPTEVSPEILREMARPVIGHRGALMQEMIRDLLPRLRTVFGTRAHDVFLTACSATGLWEAALRNCVARRVLVPVCGAFSERFYEVALACGLDADPLHVEPGRAIPAQAVADHLATGRYDALALVHNETATGVVNPLPDIAEAVRRQADVLLLVDAVSSLGGMPVDVDRNGIDVCLASVQKCLALPPGFSVCAVSPRALERSARRSGKGYYFDFLRLKSCFDKGTPMATPSVSHMFALRAQMKRIEAEGLEARYQRHRAMADTTRAWAARRFGLFAEEKARSNTITCVANTRRMDLARFVAALAARGFGIGNGYGKLKELTFRIGHMGDHTVAGIEELQAAMDDVLKEVAA, translated from the coding sequence GTGCCCGCCGCGAAACGGGACCACACGATCCTCTTCACACCCGGCCCCACCGAGGTCTCGCCCGAGATCCTGCGCGAGATGGCCCGCCCGGTCATCGGTCACCGCGGCGCCCTGATGCAGGAGATGATCCGCGACCTGCTCCCTCGCCTGCGGACGGTGTTCGGGACGCGCGCCCACGACGTCTTCCTGACCGCCTGCTCGGCGACCGGGCTGTGGGAGGCGGCCCTGCGGAACTGCGTGGCGCGCCGCGTTCTCGTTCCCGTGTGCGGGGCGTTCTCGGAACGCTTCTACGAGGTGGCCCTGGCCTGCGGACTCGACGCCGACCCGCTGCACGTCGAGCCGGGCAGGGCGATCCCGGCGCAGGCCGTCGCCGACCACCTCGCCACCGGGCGCTATGACGCCCTGGCGCTGGTCCACAACGAGACCGCGACCGGCGTGGTGAATCCGCTGCCGGACATCGCCGAGGCGGTGCGCCGTCAGGCGGACGTGCTCCTGCTGGTGGATGCGGTGTCTTCCCTCGGGGGCATGCCGGTGGACGTGGACAGGAACGGCATCGACGTCTGCCTGGCCTCGGTGCAGAAATGTCTGGCCCTGCCGCCGGGGTTCTCCGTCTGCGCCGTGTCGCCCCGGGCGCTGGAGCGCTCGGCCCGGCGCTCGGGGAAGGGGTACTACTTCGATTTCCTGCGGCTGAAGAGCTGCTTCGACAAGGGCACGCCGATGGCCACGCCCTCCGTGAGCCACATGTTCGCCCTGCGCGCGCAGATGAAGCGCATCGAAGCGGAGGGCCTGGAGGCGCGCTACCAGCGCCACCGCGCCATGGCCGACACGACGCGAGCCTGGGCGGCGAGGCGCTTCGGTCTGTTCGCCGAGGAGAAGGCGCGCTCCAACACCATCACCTGCGTGGCCAACACCCGGAGGATGGACCTGGCGCGGTTCGTCGCGGCCCTGGCCGCGCGCGGCTTCGGTATCGGCAACGGCTACGGGAAGCTCAAGGAGCTGACCTTCCGCATCGGACACATGGGGGACCACACCGTCGCGGGGATCGAGGAGCTGCAGGCCGCGATGGACGACGTCCTCAAGGAGGTCGCGGCGTGA
- a CDS encoding phosphatidate cytidylyltransferase: MKRVLSAAVFLPVFWVIVKFRPETYEILVAVAALLALRELFRLASASGQRCHRLLGTLVTLLVIASFAFTGFDIRYALAFALIVLPIASLWRGGEWGPALADIGTTLFIALFTGVLFGYLIDLRTVHDPPKGDEAGSDLVLLLFFVVWTSDTAAYYIGTTFGRRPLAPRVSPKKTVEGAVGGVMGALLAAFVASVWFYRRLSVLDCVVLGLALGTIGLLGDLVESMLKRGAGMKDSASLVPGHGGILDRVDSLLYAGPVLYYYYLFAMRAH; the protein is encoded by the coding sequence ATGAAACGCGTCCTCTCCGCCGCCGTCTTTCTTCCTGTGTTCTGGGTCATCGTGAAGTTCCGCCCGGAGACGTACGAGATCCTGGTCGCCGTGGCGGCGCTCCTCGCCTTGCGCGAGCTGTTCCGTCTCGCCTCGGCGAGCGGCCAGCGCTGCCATCGTCTCCTCGGGACGCTCGTGACCCTCCTGGTGATCGCATCGTTCGCATTCACCGGGTTCGATATCCGCTACGCCCTGGCCTTCGCGCTGATCGTCCTGCCGATCGCCTCTCTCTGGCGCGGCGGGGAGTGGGGACCGGCGCTCGCCGATATCGGCACCACGCTCTTCATCGCGCTGTTCACCGGCGTGCTGTTCGGCTACCTGATTGACCTGAGAACCGTCCACGATCCGCCCAAGGGGGACGAGGCCGGCTCCGACCTGGTCCTGCTGCTGTTCTTCGTGGTGTGGACCAGCGACACAGCCGCCTACTACATCGGAACGACCTTCGGCCGCCGACCTCTGGCGCCTCGGGTCAGTCCCAAGAAGACGGTGGAAGGAGCTGTGGGCGGCGTGATGGGAGCGCTCCTCGCGGCCTTCGTGGCCAGCGTCTGGTTCTACAGGCGACTGAGCGTCCTGGACTGCGTCGTGCTGGGCCTGGCGCTCGGGACCATCGGGCTTCTGGGGGACCTCGTCGAATCCATGCTCAAGCGCGGGGCGGGGATGAAGGACAGCGCCTCGCTCGTCCCCGGCCATGGGGGAATCCTGGATCGTGTCGATTCCCTCCTGTACGCCGGTCCGGTCCTCTACTACTATTACCTCTTTGCGATGAGGGCACACTGA
- the serA gene encoding phosphoglycerate dehydrogenase produces MKVLIADTILPVCSEVLKRAGIEADHRPGITGSDLLAAVADVEGIVVRSDTRITEEVMRRAPRLRVVGRAGAGVDNIDVAAATKRGIVVMNAPGENTISAAEHTLSLMLALARQIPLADRSMKAGRWDRGRILGVELSGKTLGVLGLGKVGREVAARARAFGMEVIGFDPVLSEEVAARLGVALVPIETVYERSDFITLHLPLTDGTRHLIGREELARCRKGLRILNVARGGIIDEAALCGALRDGHVAGAALDVFENEPPTGSPLLSFDSVILTPHLGASTQEAQEKVAVRIAEQIAAYLKDNLVTNAVNMEGIDPRLLPALQPYRDLCERLGKLLSSLARGPVGEVALEYSGSVQDYPMRPLTASFLKGFLQSKLSDPVNVVNAQILAREAGIRVLEVRAAEPQDFTALITATLRGRDGERSAAGALFGKREPRLVRLDEFHLDALPKGDMLIVSNDDRPGMVGRIGSAIGAASVNIAYLSLGRDRSGGRAIAVFNLDSSVPDDLLRDIAAIGGVLWAERVTL; encoded by the coding sequence GTGAAAGTCCTGATAGCCGACACCATCCTGCCGGTGTGCTCGGAGGTCCTGAAGCGGGCGGGGATCGAGGCCGATCATCGCCCGGGGATCACCGGAAGCGACCTGCTGGCGGCGGTCGCCGATGTCGAGGGGATCGTGGTGCGCTCCGACACCCGCATCACCGAGGAGGTGATGCGCAGGGCCCCCAGGCTGCGCGTCGTCGGCCGGGCGGGCGCGGGGGTGGACAACATCGACGTCGCGGCCGCCACCAAGCGCGGCATCGTCGTGATGAACGCGCCGGGCGAGAACACCATCTCGGCGGCCGAGCACACGCTGTCGCTCATGCTCGCCCTGGCGCGGCAGATCCCGCTGGCGGACCGCTCCATGAAGGCCGGACGCTGGGACCGCGGCCGGATCCTGGGTGTGGAGCTGTCCGGCAAGACCCTCGGTGTCCTCGGTCTCGGAAAGGTCGGCCGCGAGGTGGCGGCGCGGGCGCGCGCCTTCGGCATGGAGGTGATCGGATTCGACCCGGTCCTGTCGGAGGAGGTGGCCGCGCGCCTCGGGGTGGCCCTGGTCCCGATCGAGACGGTCTACGAGCGCTCGGACTTCATCACGCTGCACCTGCCGCTGACGGACGGGACGCGGCATCTCATCGGCAGGGAGGAGCTGGCGCGCTGCCGGAAGGGCCTGCGCATCCTGAACGTCGCGCGCGGCGGGATCATCGACGAGGCGGCCCTCTGCGGGGCCCTGCGGGACGGTCACGTGGCGGGAGCCGCCCTCGACGTCTTCGAGAACGAGCCGCCCACCGGCAGCCCGCTGCTGTCGTTCGACTCGGTGATCCTGACGCCCCACCTGGGCGCGTCCACGCAGGAGGCGCAGGAGAAGGTCGCGGTGCGTATCGCCGAGCAGATCGCGGCCTACCTGAAGGACAATCTCGTGACCAACGCCGTCAACATGGAGGGGATCGATCCCCGCCTGCTGCCGGCGCTGCAGCCGTACCGCGACCTCTGCGAGCGGCTCGGGAAGCTTCTGTCGTCCCTGGCGCGCGGGCCGGTCGGCGAGGTGGCCCTGGAGTACTCGGGGAGCGTGCAGGACTATCCCATGCGCCCGCTGACCGCGTCGTTCCTCAAGGGCTTCCTGCAGTCCAAGCTCTCGGACCCGGTCAACGTGGTCAACGCCCAGATCCTCGCGAGGGAGGCGGGGATCAGGGTCCTGGAGGTCCGCGCCGCCGAGCCGCAGGACTTCACGGCGCTGATCACCGCCACCCTGCGCGGCCGCGACGGCGAGCGCTCGGCGGCGGGAGCCCTGTTCGGCAAGCGCGAGCCGCGCCTGGTCCGCCTCGACGAGTTCCACCTCGACGCCCTTCCCAAGGGGGACATGCTGATCGTCAGCAACGACGACCGTCCGGGCATGGTCGGTCGCATCGGCTCGGCGATCGGCGCCGCGTCCGTGAACATCGCCTACCTCTCCCTCGGCCGCGATCGCTCCGGCGGCCGGGCCATCGCCGTGTTCAACCTCGACTCGTCCGTCCCCGACGACCTGCTGCGGGACATCGCGGCGATCGGCGGCGTTCTCTGGGCGGAGCGCGTCACCCTCTAG
- a CDS encoding GspH/FimT family protein, translating to MTAAARELGQEMARLRSEAIASRRDVAMRLTWSGGRYVYAFYADGDGDGVRSDDIASGRDTVLGAGRDLPSRYEGIDFSLPDVSIPETPPGSGVLMPGGDPVRFGRSDIITFTPRGTSSSGTLYVSDGDGTVAAVVLYGGTGRIRIWRFDRDRWLWSR from the coding sequence GTGACGGCGGCGGCGCGCGAGCTCGGGCAGGAGATGGCCCGCCTCCGTTCGGAGGCGATCGCCTCGCGGCGCGACGTGGCGATGCGCCTCACCTGGTCGGGAGGCCGCTACGTCTACGCGTTCTATGCCGACGGGGACGGCGACGGCGTCCGCTCGGACGACATCGCCTCGGGCCGTGATACGGTCCTCGGCGCCGGTCGCGACCTCCCGTCACGTTACGAGGGGATCGATTTCAGCCTGCCGGATGTGTCGATCCCGGAGACTCCCCCCGGTTCCGGCGTCCTGATGCCCGGGGGCGATCCCGTGCGCTTCGGCCGCTCCGACATCATCACGTTCACGCCTCGGGGCACGTCCAGCAGCGGCACCCTGTACGTCAGCGACGGCGACGGAACCGTGGCCGCGGTCGTCCTGTACGGCGGCACCGGCCGTATCCGGATCTGGCGCTTCGACAGGGATCGCTGGCTCTGGAGCCGGTAG